The Cytobacillus firmus genome segment TCCAAAAACCAATGTCGGAAAAATCCTTCGAAGAGCTCTGAGGGATGAAGTCCGGAGTTAATCGTTTTGTGATATAATGCTGTCGATATTTTCTAACAGAAGCGGGGACTGACATTGAAAGAAAAAATTACTGAAAAGAGCATCCGGCTATTTGATCAGAAAGGTTTCAGCGAGACATCGATTCAGGATATCGTCGATAGCCTCAGTGTCACGAAAGGCACCTTTTATTACTATTTCTCGAGTAAAGAACAACTGCTGATGGACATCCATCTTCGCTATATAGATGACATGCTTGCCAATCAGCAGGAAATCCTTCGGGAAGAGTCAAAATCCTGCAAAGACAAACTCCTGTCGATTGTTCAAATGCTGCTGGGCAATATCAAAACCCAGGGAGCGAGCGCAAAAGTCTTTTTCAGGGAAATGCGCAACCTTAGTGAAGCAAGCTTATCGGAAATCATTCCAAAAAGGGACCAATTCAGACTGAATATCGAAAAATTAATAGAAGAAGGCAAGCAGAACGGAGAGTTCCGTGCAAACCTCAACTCTCCGATTATCGCCTTTGGCATCTTAGGCGTCACCAACTGGAGCTATCAGTGGTTCAATCCGGAGGGAAGCATATCCGACCGGGAAGTGGCAGAGATCTTTACGGAAATGATATTAAAGGGGATAGAAATGTAATTAAGAGAGGATGCTCCTCTCTAACCAGTAACATACCAACTGGTCAGTATAAGGAGGCTAAACGATGAATGCAAAAGATGTTAAGCAAATTACCGTTATAGGTGCCGGGCAGATGGGCCACCAGATTGGGATGCTTTGTGCACTGGGAGGCTATGAGACGATTATTCAGGATCTGAGCGAACCCGCATTGCAGGATGCCGAGGCTAAGCTGCAGATGATTATGTCTAAATGGGTTGCCAAGGGAAAGCTTGATGAAGATGCGAAAGCCGCTGCTTTCGGGAGGCTTCGTTTCTCCAGCAGCGTTCAGCAAAGTGTCCAAAGCTCCGACTTAATCATTGAAGCCGTAACCGAAAAGCTTGATGTGAAAAAAGAGGTATTCAGAAAACTGGAAGAGTACGCCCCTCCTCATGCCATTTTTGCAACCAATAGCTCTACAATCGTTAATAGTTTAATAGCCGGTGAAACTGAACGGCCTGAAAAAGTCGTAAACATGCATTTCTTCTTTCCGCCTCTTGTGATGGACTGCGTGGAAGTAGTTATGAGTGAACAGACGTCTGAAGAAACGGCACAAATAGCGATGGAAGTCTGTGAAAAGATTAATAGAACAGCCGTCCTTTTGAAAAAAGAAATTTCCGGCTTCGTCGCAAACCGGATTCTTGGTGCGCTCCAAAAAGAGGCAGTGGCTCTGTATGAACAGGGGATAGCCGACTATAAAGATATCGATATCATTTGCCGGAAAGCCTTGAATCACCCTATCGGCCCATTTGAACTCATGGATTTATCCGGACTGGATGTGGCCTATTATGTAATGGATCAGCGCTATCGGGAGACAGGAGATCCTGCCGATAAACCGTTTGACTGTGTGGCTGAAAAGGTGGAAAAAGGAGAATTAGGCAGAAAGACTGGCAAGGGATGGTACGAATATCAATCCAATAAGGTGAAGAGTTAAGGGGTGTCATCATGCATGAAATGCAGGTAACAGTAAGGTTTTGCGAGACTGATGCTCTTGGCCATATCAACAATACAAGTTATTTTATCGCAGTCTAACGGGCAGTAAGACCCCCACTTCAAGACTCAGAGGAATCAAAGGAGGATAAGTGGGGGTCAAACTGTCCGTAAAGGCCCGATTGGTTCAACTAACAATCAGTGGGGGATAAGGAAAACCCCCACTGATTGAAGTTTCACTTTATTTACCTTGAAGAAGCACGTGTGAAATATTTCGAGACACTTGGCTACAGCATGGATGTGAAAAAATGGAGTTTTATTCTGGCCTCCACTAAGTGCGATTTTCTAAGCCAGGGATATTTTAACCAAATCCTTACGGTCAAGACCTGGGTATCAAGGATTGGCAGCAAAAGCTTTCAGCTCGATCATGAAATTGTCTGCAGCCAGACAGGCACTCATATTGCCAGAGGGAACGCCTTAATCGTCTATTTTGATTTCGCCAAACAGGAAAGTGCTGTTATACCTGATCCTCTTCGGGAAGGTCTAAATCAAAATGTAAGAGAAGCATAAATTAATTTTCCTATAAAAAGGAGGATCACATGCCGAAGCAAATGTACCTGGATACCATTCCCGTTAGAAAAGGAGAGCAATTGAACACCGCTCCATTGGAAAAATTCCTGCGGAGCGAGATTGCTAATCTTCCAAATCAGCCGCTTGAGATTATGCAATTCCATGCTGGGCACTCAAATCTTACCTATCAGCTGAAAATGGGAGAGTGGGAAGCCGTGCTGCGCCGGCCTCCGCTTGGACCTGTCGCACCGAAAGCTCATGACATGGAGAGGGAATTCAGGGTGATTTCTGAGATACATCCCTTTTTCAAAGAAGCACCGAAGCCGCTCCTGTTTACGAATAATAGTGAAATTACAGGTGCACCATTTTTCATTATGGAACGGCGGCATGGAATTGTTTTAGATACCTCTTTCCCTGAAGGCATGGAGCCGGACGAGGGAGTTTGCAGCAGATTATCTCAAATTATGGTTGATAAGCTGGCAGAACTTCATTCCATTGACTATAAAAGGACAGGTCTAGCGGAAATCAGCAATCCTGATGGATTCATGGAAAGGCAGGTGCATGGCTGGATCGGCCGGTATGAGCGGGCAAAGACGGATGAAGTTTCCGAAGCGGATACGCTGAAAAAGTGGCTGACCCATCATATCCCGGTAAGTCCCGATCCTTCCATCATCCATTATGATTACAAGCTGAACAATGCAATGTTCAATGAGGATTTATCAGAAATGACAGGCCTTTTCGATTGGGAGATGGCCACGGCAGGCGATCCGCTTGCAGACCTTGGGGCCGCAATGAGCTATTGGATTCAGGGAGACGATCCCGATCTGCTCAAGTTTGGATTAGGAAAACCCCCGGTAACCGTTCTTAGCGGTTTTTACTCCCGCAGAGAATTTATGGAGGCCTATGCTGGAAAAACAGGCCGTGATCTCAGCAGCATGAACTTTTATTTAACATTTGCCTATTTTAAGCTGGCCGTCATTTGCCAGCAAATCTATTACCGCTACAAGAAAGGCCAAACAGCAGATCCGCGGTTTTCACAATTCAATAGATTCGTTAAAGTGCTCCTGAAACATGCTATACAGGCGGCAGATGAAGAAATTTAAGATGAAGA includes the following:
- a CDS encoding TetR/AcrR family transcriptional regulator encodes the protein MKEKITEKSIRLFDQKGFSETSIQDIVDSLSVTKGTFYYYFSSKEQLLMDIHLRYIDDMLANQQEILREESKSCKDKLLSIVQMLLGNIKTQGASAKVFFREMRNLSEASLSEIIPKRDQFRLNIEKLIEEGKQNGEFRANLNSPIIAFGILGVTNWSYQWFNPEGSISDREVAEIFTEMILKGIEM
- a CDS encoding 3-hydroxyacyl-CoA dehydrogenase family protein; the protein is MNAKDVKQITVIGAGQMGHQIGMLCALGGYETIIQDLSEPALQDAEAKLQMIMSKWVAKGKLDEDAKAAAFGRLRFSSSVQQSVQSSDLIIEAVTEKLDVKKEVFRKLEEYAPPHAIFATNSSTIVNSLIAGETERPEKVVNMHFFFPPLVMDCVEVVMSEQTSEETAQIAMEVCEKINRTAVLLKKEISGFVANRILGALQKEAVALYEQGIADYKDIDIICRKALNHPIGPFELMDLSGLDVAYYVMDQRYRETGDPADKPFDCVAEKVEKGELGRKTGKGWYEYQSNKVKS
- a CDS encoding acyl-CoA thioesterase gives rise to the protein MKFHFIYLEEARVKYFETLGYSMDVKKWSFILASTKCDFLSQGYFNQILTVKTWVSRIGSKSFQLDHEIVCSQTGTHIARGNALIVYFDFAKQESAVIPDPLREGLNQNVREA
- a CDS encoding phosphotransferase family protein, with the protein product MPKQMYLDTIPVRKGEQLNTAPLEKFLRSEIANLPNQPLEIMQFHAGHSNLTYQLKMGEWEAVLRRPPLGPVAPKAHDMEREFRVISEIHPFFKEAPKPLLFTNNSEITGAPFFIMERRHGIVLDTSFPEGMEPDEGVCSRLSQIMVDKLAELHSIDYKRTGLAEISNPDGFMERQVHGWIGRYERAKTDEVSEADTLKKWLTHHIPVSPDPSIIHYDYKLNNAMFNEDLSEMTGLFDWEMATAGDPLADLGAAMSYWIQGDDPDLLKFGLGKPPVTVLSGFYSRREFMEAYAGKTGRDLSSMNFYLTFAYFKLAVICQQIYYRYKKGQTADPRFSQFNRFVKVLLKHAIQAADEEI